A genome region from Gigantopelta aegis isolate Gae_Host chromosome 3, Gae_host_genome, whole genome shotgun sequence includes the following:
- the LOC121368560 gene encoding electron transfer flavoprotein subunit alpha, mitochondrial-like, translated as MMIQRQARWKQQKSWILKIERDLQRNIQRSLKMLSRNVFRRLCMVKRFQSTLVIAEHTNDKLTPITLNAVSAASKLGGEVFCLVAGTQCSKVAEEACKVAGVNKVLLADSDAFKGFLPEALTALVLASNEQFKFTHILAGASAFGKSLVPRVAAKLDVCAISEVIGIESPDTFVRTIYAGNAVQTLKSMDSIKLLTVRGTNFEAAATTGGSAESMKAPEPSGSNTLSEFVSQELSKSDRPELTSAKIVISGGRGMKNGENFQLLYKLADKMGAAVGASRAAVDAGFVPNDMQVGQTGKIVAPDLYIAVGISGAIQHLAGMKDSKVIVAINKDPEAPIFQVADYGLVMDLFKAVPEMTDILK; from the exons ATGATGATACAGAGGCAGGCAcggtggaagcaa CAAAAAAGTTGGATTCTTAAAATAGAACGGGATCTTCAGCGAAATATTCAGAGAAGCCTGAAAATGTTGTCAAGAAATGTTTTTCGACGTCTGTGTATGGTGAAAAGATTCCAGAGTACTCTTGTAATTGCCGAGCACACGAATGACAAGCTGACACCAATAACATTAAACGCTGTTTCGGCTGCATCCAAACTTGGCGGTGAAGTGTTCTGTTTAGTGGCTGGAACCCAATGTTCAAAGGTCGCCGAGGAGGCCTGTAAGGTTGCTGGTGTCAACAAGGTTCTTTTGGCGGATAGCGACGCGTTTAAAGGCTTTTTACCAGAAGCTTTAACAGCACTGGTTTTAGCATCAAATGAACAGTTCAAATTTACACACATTCTAGCTGGAGCGAGTGCATTTGGCAAGAGCCTGGTGCCTCGCGTTGCGGCCAAGTTGGATGTCTGTGCAATTTCCGAAGTTATCGGAATTGAATCACCAGATACATTTGTACGGACAATTTATGCTGGAAATGCTGTCCAGACTCTAAAGTCGATGGATAGTATAAAATTATTGACAGTGCGGGGAACAAACTTCGAGGCTGCAGCTACCACTGGGGGATCTGCTGAATCGATGAAAGCACCAGAACCTTCAGGATCAAATACTCTTTCTGAGTTTGTCTCACAAGAACTGAGCAAGAGTGACAGACCCGAACTGACAAGTGCTAAAATCGTCATATCTGGAGGTCGTGGGATGAAGAATGGTGAAAACTTCCAGTTGCTGTATAAACTTGCTGACAAGATGGGGGCGGCAGTGGGAGCATCCCGGGCAGCCGTGGATGCTGGATTTGTCCCAAATGATATGCAGGTTGGCCAGACGGGCAAGATAGTTGCACCCGATCTTTACATCGCGGTGGGAATTTCTGGTGCTATTCAGCATCTGGCTGGCATGAAGGACAGTAAAGTGATTGTTGCCATCAACAAAGACCCCGAAGCACCAATCTTCCAGGTGGCTGACTACGGACTTGTAATGGATTTATTTAAGGCCGTTCCAGAAATGACAGATATTTTGAAGTGA